A stretch of the Thermus thermophilus genome encodes the following:
- a CDS encoding type II toxin-antitoxin system HicA family toxin encodes MERQTGSHVRMTWEGPSGPHAITIPLHRPLKVGTLAGILKAVAEARGIDRKELQPLLDL; translated from the coding sequence GTGGAGCGGCAAACGGGAAGCCACGTGCGCATGACCTGGGAAGGCCCTAGCGGTCCTCATGCCATCACCATCCCCCTTCATCGCCCGCTAAAGGTGGGAACCTTGGCCGGAATCCTAAAGGCGGTGGCGGAAGCCCGTGGGATAGACCGTAAGGAACTGCAACCACTCCTGGATCTGTGA
- a CDS encoding dihydrolipoamide acetyltransferase family protein, with protein sequence MPKEILMPELAESVVEGEILKWLVEEGDYLKKDQPFVEVMTDKVTVELPSPYEGVLLKKLAKEGEVVKVHAPIALIAEPGEAAEAPPVQAVEERSIVEPGLPAKEEKEDLSLFKPDPTQVAVKNPFLSEKPQEGARPGRVLAVPAARKLARELGIPIEEVPGSGPLGRVRVEDVRAYAERKKAPSPAQAPSPEAPQAPPSGFPPPPKYAPPKGYEHLEERVPLRGIRRTIAQGLWQSHLYTVRTLNVDEADLTELVALRERLKPEAEAQGVRLTYLPFIVKAVVRALKKFPMLNTSLDEERQEIVYKRYYHIGLAVATERGLIVPVVRDADRKSVLELAREIAELSQKAREGRLSPEEVTGSSFTITNIGSVGATLSFPIIHLPDAAILGVHSIRKRPWVMPDGSIRPRDIMFLSLSFDHRLVDGAEAAMFTREVIRLLENPDLLLLEM encoded by the coding sequence ATGCCCAAGGAAATCCTCATGCCCGAACTCGCCGAAAGCGTGGTGGAAGGCGAGATCCTGAAGTGGCTGGTGGAGGAAGGGGACTACCTCAAGAAGGACCAGCCCTTCGTGGAGGTCATGACCGACAAGGTCACGGTGGAGCTCCCCTCCCCTTACGAGGGGGTGCTCCTGAAGAAGCTGGCCAAGGAGGGGGAGGTGGTCAAGGTGCACGCCCCCATCGCCCTCATCGCCGAGCCCGGCGAGGCGGCGGAAGCCCCCCCGGTGCAGGCGGTGGAAGAGCGCTCCATCGTGGAGCCGGGCCTGCCCGCGAAGGAGGAGAAGGAGGACCTCTCCCTCTTCAAGCCGGACCCCACCCAGGTGGCGGTGAAAAACCCCTTCCTCTCCGAAAAGCCCCAGGAGGGAGCGAGGCCGGGGCGGGTCCTCGCCGTCCCCGCCGCCCGGAAGCTGGCCCGGGAGCTCGGGATCCCCATTGAGGAGGTGCCGGGCTCGGGGCCTCTGGGCAGGGTCCGGGTGGAGGACGTGCGGGCCTACGCCGAGCGGAAAAAGGCCCCGTCCCCGGCGCAAGCGCCTTCCCCAGAGGCGCCCCAGGCGCCCCCTTCCGGCTTCCCGCCCCCGCCCAAGTACGCCCCGCCCAAGGGGTACGAGCACCTGGAGGAGCGGGTGCCTTTAAGGGGGATCCGCCGCACCATCGCCCAGGGGCTCTGGCAGAGCCACCTCTACACGGTGCGCACCCTCAACGTGGACGAGGCGGACCTCACGGAGCTCGTGGCCCTTCGCGAACGCCTCAAGCCCGAGGCCGAGGCCCAAGGGGTCAGGCTCACCTACCTCCCCTTCATCGTCAAGGCGGTGGTGCGGGCCCTGAAGAAGTTCCCTATGCTGAACACCAGCCTGGACGAGGAACGGCAGGAGATCGTCTACAAGCGCTACTACCACATCGGCCTCGCCGTGGCCACCGAGCGGGGCCTCATCGTCCCCGTGGTGCGGGACGCGGACCGGAAGAGCGTCTTGGAGCTCGCCCGGGAGATCGCCGAGCTCTCCCAGAAGGCCCGGGAGGGGCGCCTTTCCCCGGAGGAGGTCACGGGGTCCAGCTTCACCATCACCAACATCGGCTCCGTGGGGGCCACCTTGAGCTTCCCCATCATCCACCTGCCGGACGCGGCCATCCTCGGCGTGCACTCCATAAGGAAGCGCCCCTGGGTCATGCCAGACGGCTCCATAAGACCGCGGGACATCATGTTCCTCTCCCTCTCCTTTGACCACCGCCTCGTGGACGGGGCCGAGGCGGCCATGTTCACCCGGGAGGTCATCAGGCTCCTGGAAAACCCCGACCTCCTCCTTCTGGAAATGTAG
- the lpdA gene encoding dihydrolipoyl dehydrogenase, whose product MKTYDLIVIGTGPGGYHAAIRAAQLGLKVLAVEAAEVGGVCLNVGCIPTKALLHAAETLHHLKVAEGFGLKAKPELDLKRLGGWRDQVVNKLTGGVGTLLKGNGVELLRGFARLVGPKEVEVGGERYGAKSLILATGSEPLELKGFPFGEDIWDSTRALKVEEGIPKRLLVIGGGAVGLEFGQIYRRLGAEVTLIEYMPEILPQGDPETAALLRRALEKEGIRVRTKTKAVGYEKKGDGLHVRLEAAEGGGGEEVVVDKILVAVGRKPRTEGLGLERAGVEVDARGFIRVNARMETSVPGVYAIGDAARPPLLAHKAMREGLIAAENAAGKDSAFDYQVPSVVYTSPEWAGVGLTEEEARRAGYRVKVGKFPLAASGRALTLGGAEGMVKVVGDEETDLLLGVFIVGPQAGELIAEAALALEMGATLTDLALTVHPHPTLSESLMEAAEAFHKRAIHILNR is encoded by the coding sequence ATGAAGACCTACGACCTCATCGTGATCGGCACGGGCCCGGGCGGCTACCACGCCGCCATCCGGGCGGCCCAGCTCGGCCTCAAGGTGCTGGCGGTGGAGGCCGCCGAGGTGGGGGGTGTCTGCCTCAACGTGGGCTGCATCCCCACCAAGGCCCTCCTCCACGCCGCCGAGACCCTCCACCACCTGAAGGTGGCCGAGGGGTTTGGCCTGAAGGCCAAGCCGGAGCTGGACCTGAAGAGGCTCGGCGGCTGGCGGGACCAGGTGGTGAACAAGCTCACCGGGGGCGTGGGCACCCTCCTCAAGGGGAACGGGGTGGAGCTCCTCCGGGGCTTCGCCCGCTTGGTGGGCCCCAAGGAGGTGGAGGTGGGGGGCGAGCGTTACGGGGCGAAAAGCCTGATCCTCGCCACGGGGAGCGAGCCCCTGGAGCTTAAGGGCTTCCCCTTCGGGGAGGACATTTGGGACTCCACCCGAGCCCTGAAGGTGGAGGAAGGGATCCCCAAGAGGCTTCTCGTCATCGGCGGGGGAGCGGTGGGGCTGGAGTTCGGCCAGATCTACCGCCGCCTGGGGGCGGAGGTCACCCTCATTGAGTACATGCCGGAGATCCTCCCCCAGGGCGACCCCGAGACCGCCGCCCTCCTAAGGCGCGCCCTGGAAAAGGAGGGGATAAGGGTCCGCACCAAGACCAAGGCCGTGGGCTACGAGAAGAAGGGGGACGGCCTCCACGTGCGCCTCGAGGCCGCCGAGGGGGGCGGGGGCGAGGAGGTGGTGGTGGACAAGATCCTGGTGGCCGTGGGCCGGAAGCCCCGCACGGAGGGCCTGGGCCTGGAAAGGGCCGGGGTGGAGGTGGACGCGCGGGGCTTCATCCGGGTAAACGCCCGAATGGAGACCTCCGTCCCCGGGGTCTACGCCATCGGCGACGCGGCCCGCCCTCCGCTCCTCGCCCACAAGGCCATGCGGGAGGGGCTCATCGCCGCCGAGAACGCCGCCGGCAAGGACAGCGCCTTTGACTACCAGGTCCCGAGCGTGGTCTACACCTCCCCCGAGTGGGCCGGGGTGGGCCTCACCGAGGAGGAGGCGAGGCGGGCGGGCTACAGGGTAAAGGTGGGGAAGTTTCCCCTGGCCGCATCGGGGCGCGCCCTCACCCTGGGCGGGGCCGAGGGGATGGTCAAGGTGGTGGGGGACGAGGAGACGGACCTCCTCCTCGGGGTCTTCATCGTGGGGCCCCAGGCGGGGGAGCTCATCGCCGAGGCCGCCTTGGCCCTGGAGATGGGGGCCACCCTCACCGACCTCGCCCTCACCGTCCACCCCCACCCCACCCTCTCGGAAAGCCTCATGGAGGCGGCGGAGGCCTTCCACAAGCGGGCCATCCACATCCTGAACCGCTAG
- a CDS encoding AzlD domain-containing protein — protein MTLALLLLALGTFLLRFLPWRAEKGLKAGQAGPALVVALFLVSAFGPPPSSEWLRALLALLGTYMGARLTGNLGLAVFLGAGLYGLLGLL, from the coding sequence ATGACCTTGGCCCTTCTCCTTCTGGCCCTGGGCACCTTTCTCCTCCGGTTCCTGCCCTGGCGGGCGGAAAAAGGCCTAAAGGCGGGCCAGGCGGGGCCCGCCTTGGTGGTGGCCCTTTTCCTGGTTTCCGCCTTCGGCCCGCCCCCTTCCTCCGAGTGGCTCCGCGCCCTCCTGGCCCTTCTTGGCACCTACATGGGGGCGCGCCTCACGGGAAATCTGGGCCTTGCCGTCTTCCTGGGGGCGGGGCTTTACGGGCTTCTTGGCCTTCTCTAG
- a CDS encoding AzlC family ABC transporter permease has translation MKRGLRAAWPIALGYFPVAVAFGALGAQAGLSPLWVQLTSLLVFAGASQFALVGLLAQGVPPLLAALLGLLLNLRHAFYGPALRPYLKGGPVEAFFLTDEVFAVALRALPTLPPGERRGYFLGLGLGAYLSWNLGTALGALGAQGLLAFPGLGEALSFALPALFFLLALPHLKNPVALLAGGVALGFHLLGQTAWGLFLAGVIGLLGKGLGERRRP, from the coding sequence ATGAAACGGGGTCTGCGGGCGGCTTGGCCCATCGCCTTGGGGTATTTCCCCGTGGCCGTGGCCTTCGGCGCCTTGGGGGCGCAGGCGGGGCTCAGTCCCCTTTGGGTCCAGCTCACCTCCCTCCTGGTCTTCGCCGGGGCCAGCCAGTTCGCCCTGGTGGGGCTTTTGGCCCAGGGGGTCCCGCCCTTGTTGGCGGCCCTTTTGGGCCTTCTCCTCAACCTGCGCCACGCCTTCTACGGCCCCGCCCTGAGGCCCTACCTGAAGGGAGGTCCCGTGGAGGCCTTCTTCCTCACCGACGAGGTCTTCGCCGTGGCCTTGAGGGCCCTTCCCACCCTTCCCCCGGGGGAAAGGCGGGGCTACTTCCTGGGCTTGGGCCTCGGCGCCTACCTCTCCTGGAACCTGGGCACCGCCCTCGGGGCCTTGGGGGCCCAGGGGCTACTGGCCTTTCCGGGTTTGGGGGAGGCCCTTTCCTTCGCCCTTCCCGCCCTTTTCTTCCTCCTGGCCCTGCCCCACCTGAAGAACCCCGTGGCCCTGCTGGCGGGCGGGGTGGCCCTGGGCTTCCACCTCCTGGGCCAGACGGCCTGGGGCCTCTTCCTGGCGGGGGTCATCGGGCTTCTTGGAAAGGGATTGGGCGAAAGGAGGCGTCCATGA
- a CDS encoding AbrB/MazE/SpoVT family DNA-binding domain-containing protein: MKALTSLSKRGQITLPAEVRQALGLKPGDPLVVRVEAGRVVLEPAVVLPVELYTEERILEFAENAQATPEELDAFRRAWGF, from the coding sequence ATGAAGGCGCTCACTTCCCTCTCCAAACGGGGCCAGATCACCCTCCCCGCGGAGGTACGCCAGGCCTTGGGGTTGAAGCCGGGGGACCCCTTGGTGGTCCGGGTGGAGGCGGGCCGGGTCGTCTTGGAGCCCGCGGTGGTGTTGCCTGTGGAGCTCTACACGGAGGAGCGCATCCTGGAGTTCGCCGAAAACGCCCAGGCCACCCCGGAGGAGCTGGATGCCTTCCGCCGGGCCTGGGGCTTCTGA
- a CDS encoding transposase, which translates to MRQDREHPLYHLDAETLLVAIYVWVDDELKALQAQGFKLPPKQKHQKATLAELLTLAIFVLLQGQDLAKGYLAAKTTLKAYFPSLPHLSRFYRVLQKAQGLLAHLAIRLSGGQGLLQVVDLKPIPLAHGHRIHGLDLPEAAVGVGPLGAFAGYVLMPVMNERGLFFRWAILPGNARETWGRDLLDGLPAVLGDRGFRWVQGVKTPPYRVRGGTVVETGWKEWMGRVRNWIETRFSVMVRSLGLHRIEARSYWGLVARVNLILLVHNLIRSRVLLRMAGVEL; encoded by the coding sequence ATGCGGCAAGATCGTGAGCACCCCCTTTACCATCTTGACGCAGAGACCCTTCTCGTGGCTATCTACGTCTGGGTAGATGACGAACTGAAAGCCCTGCAGGCCCAAGGATTCAAGCTCCCCCCAAAGCAAAAGCACCAGAAGGCCACCCTGGCCGAGCTCTTGACCCTCGCCATCTTCGTCCTGTTGCAAGGCCAGGACCTCGCCAAAGGCTACCTGGCCGCCAAGACCACCCTCAAGGCCTACTTCCCCTCCCTCCCCCACCTCTCCCGCTTCTACCGGGTCCTTCAGAAGGCTCAGGGGTTGTTGGCTCACCTGGCCATAAGGCTCTCCGGAGGGCAAGGTCTTCTGCAGGTGGTGGACCTCAAACCCATCCCCCTGGCCCACGGCCACCGGATTCACGGCTTGGACCTTCCTGAGGCCGCTGTGGGGGTGGGCCCCCTGGGGGCTTTCGCGGGCTACGTTCTCATGCCGGTGATGAACGAGCGCGGCCTCTTTTTTCGTTGGGCTATCCTCCCCGGGAATGCCCGGGAGACCTGGGGGAGGGACCTGCTGGACGGTCTGCCCGCGGTCTTGGGGGACCGGGGCTTTCGCTGGGTCCAGGGGGTCAAGACGCCACCCTATCGGGTCAGGGGAGGAACGGTGGTGGAGACGGGATGGAAAGAGTGGATGGGGAGGGTACGGAACTGGATTGAGACGCGGTTTAGCGTGATGGTGCGGTCTTTGGGGCTTCATCGGATAGAAGCGCGGTCCTACTGGGGGCTGGTGGCCCGGGTGAATCTCATCCTGCTCGTTCACAACCTCATACGTAGCCGGGTGCTTCTCAGGATGGCCGGGGTGGAGCTATGA
- a CDS encoding phosphoadenosine phosphosulfate reductase family protein, producing MRVPLEALAAGIEESFGSSDLKEAINLAERALEAALAQGAETFVLTYSGGKDSTATTVLTLEWWKRRGKPVEVHVVYADTGLEIPTLHAQALAFLEAVRGLHPGVHVHTARPRPEESFWVQLIGKGYPPPHNRFRWCTRRLKIAPMDRLVQSLPGKKAILTGVRFGESDARDQRLVLSCSRGGECGQGVLFQEAKRLNALYVAPIAFWRECLVWDYLNFVAPSLGYPTGDLEAVYGGRDTRFGCWTCTVVRRDKAMARALENGHAHLLPLYEFREWLWAWTRDPRTRVERKDGKPGRLTLEARREVYRRLKEVEAKLGMEFLTAKEEALIRRLWRSGWYNGKRR from the coding sequence ATGCGGGTTCCCCTTGAAGCCCTGGCCGCGGGGATAGAGGAATCTTTTGGGTCTTCCGACCTTAAGGAGGCCATAAACCTGGCGGAGCGCGCCCTCGAGGCCGCCCTCGCCCAGGGGGCCGAGACCTTCGTCCTCACCTACTCGGGGGGCAAGGACTCCACCGCCACCACCGTCCTCACCCTGGAGTGGTGGAAGCGCCGGGGGAAGCCCGTGGAGGTCCATGTGGTCTACGCCGACACGGGGCTGGAGATCCCCACCCTCCACGCCCAGGCCCTGGCCTTCCTGGAGGCGGTGAGGGGGCTCCACCCCGGGGTTCACGTCCACACCGCCCGCCCCCGCCCCGAGGAGAGCTTCTGGGTCCAGCTCATCGGCAAGGGCTACCCCCCGCCCCACAACCGCTTCCGCTGGTGCACCCGCAGGCTGAAGATCGCCCCCATGGACCGCCTGGTCCAGAGCCTTCCCGGGAAGAAGGCCATCCTCACGGGAGTGCGCTTCGGGGAGTCGGACGCGCGGGACCAGAGGCTCGTCCTCTCTTGCTCCCGGGGCGGGGAGTGCGGCCAGGGGGTGCTCTTCCAGGAGGCCAAGCGCCTGAACGCCCTTTACGTGGCCCCCATCGCCTTCTGGCGGGAGTGCCTCGTGTGGGACTACCTGAACTTCGTAGCCCCCTCCCTGGGCTACCCCACGGGGGACCTGGAGGCGGTCTACGGGGGCCGGGACACCCGCTTCGGGTGCTGGACCTGCACCGTGGTGCGGCGGGACAAGGCCATGGCGCGGGCCCTGGAGAACGGCCACGCCCACCTCCTCCCCCTCTACGAGTTCCGGGAGTGGCTTTGGGCGTGGACGCGGGATCCCCGGACCCGGGTGGAGCGGAAGGACGGCAAGCCCGGGAGGCTCACCCTCGAGGCCAGGCGGGAGGTGTACCGGAGGCTGAAGGAAGTGGAGGCGAAGCTCGGGATGGAGTTCCTCACCGCCAAGGAGGAGGCACTTATTCGGAGGCTGTGGCGTTCCGGGTGGTACAATGGAAAACGTAGGTGA
- a CDS encoding ATP-binding protein: MAEIPIGVVVSSRRNGPWAELTLVLTPQELDQGKRLLLGELVRVSSGGKDYVGMVLDGYYEPVGRGDPTYTLALAHINQVDLEKEDPWARKEVNFYHHRIVLLGRVVEGGLFAPSTRLLPPVVEARVYRMTEEELQGLLTAEVGASGSVKAEGQRRYAFGHLAYGLEEGGEYPKVVKEVDPALFVGRRTANFGKTGFGKSNENKVILTLLAHAFPQVGMLILDQNAEYLLQTEATTSPGLAQAFKVLGIRGRIRFYTAREEAWARRLEEHLGTEWREYVEVFPLKVDFYRFPDLAVALAYQRRRLQGEEPPQYLESAFYNLEDWKKIPDRMAYVYGALRKAGLTPRKGFKIKYKDADYDISEESSWDNLQKSMESNSQRGDNKGGARELYNRAKVFSFLRAFHAPGKAANFLEAIKEDLLGEEAEGEGKVVILDLPSLGEAADFFTLRLMDLLFERAVELYGKRQANFLVVLEEAHNFLEDKAGIFYRVAKEGRKYGIGMLYSTQSPASIPMEILSQTENFLVKHLSSEEDVKVLKRAKAPFAFVADFLLSEPIIGYSYVYFEPYQPFVVPLRVKLLEHVLKSLVS; this comes from the coding sequence ATGGCCGAAATCCCCATCGGCGTGGTGGTGTCTTCCAGGCGGAACGGCCCTTGGGCGGAGCTCACCTTAGTGCTCACCCCCCAGGAGCTGGACCAAGGCAAGCGCCTCCTCCTGGGCGAGCTCGTTCGCGTCTCTTCCGGCGGGAAAGACTACGTGGGCATGGTCTTAGACGGCTACTACGAACCTGTGGGCCGCGGCGACCCCACCTATACCCTTGCTTTGGCCCACATCAATCAGGTGGACCTTGAGAAGGAGGACCCTTGGGCGCGAAAGGAAGTCAACTTCTACCACCACCGGATCGTCCTCCTAGGGCGGGTCGTGGAGGGGGGGCTCTTCGCCCCCTCCACCCGCCTGCTCCCCCCCGTGGTGGAGGCTCGGGTCTACCGCATGACGGAGGAGGAACTCCAAGGGTTGCTCACCGCCGAGGTGGGAGCCTCAGGGAGCGTTAAGGCCGAGGGGCAGAGGAGGTACGCCTTCGGCCACCTGGCCTACGGCCTAGAAGAAGGTGGGGAGTACCCGAAGGTGGTAAAGGAGGTGGACCCCGCCCTCTTCGTGGGCAGAAGAACGGCTAACTTCGGCAAGACGGGCTTCGGGAAGAGCAACGAGAACAAGGTCATCCTCACCCTTTTGGCCCACGCCTTTCCCCAGGTGGGGATGTTGATTCTGGACCAGAACGCCGAGTATCTCCTCCAGACGGAGGCCACCACCTCCCCAGGCCTCGCCCAGGCCTTCAAGGTACTGGGGATTCGGGGCCGGATCCGCTTCTACACCGCCAGGGAGGAAGCCTGGGCAAGGAGGTTGGAGGAACACCTAGGGACGGAGTGGAGGGAGTACGTGGAGGTCTTTCCCCTTAAAGTGGACTTCTACCGCTTCCCCGACCTGGCCGTGGCCCTCGCCTACCAGAGGCGTCGCCTCCAGGGGGAAGAGCCTCCCCAGTACCTGGAGAGCGCCTTTTACAACCTCGAGGACTGGAAGAAGATCCCCGACCGCATGGCCTACGTCTACGGGGCTCTTCGGAAAGCGGGGCTCACCCCCCGCAAAGGTTTCAAGATAAAGTACAAGGACGCAGACTACGACATATCCGAAGAAAGCTCTTGGGATAACCTCCAAAAGTCCATGGAGAGTAACAGTCAGCGAGGGGACAATAAGGGAGGGGCGAGGGAACTCTACAACCGGGCCAAGGTCTTCTCTTTCCTTCGTGCGTTCCATGCGCCTGGAAAGGCGGCGAACTTCCTCGAGGCCATCAAAGAGGATCTCCTCGGAGAGGAGGCCGAGGGAGAGGGTAAGGTGGTCATCCTTGACCTTCCTTCCCTGGGCGAGGCCGCCGACTTCTTCACCTTGCGCCTCATGGATCTCCTCTTTGAAAGAGCTGTAGAGCTCTACGGCAAACGCCAGGCCAACTTCCTCGTGGTCCTGGAAGAGGCCCACAACTTCCTGGAGGACAAGGCGGGGATCTTCTACCGCGTGGCCAAGGAAGGGAGGAAGTACGGCATAGGAATGCTGTACTCCACACAGTCCCCTGCCAGCATTCCCATGGAGATCCTTTCCCAGACGGAAAATTTTCTAGTGAAGCATCTCTCTAGCGAGGAGGACGTGAAAGTCCTCAAGAGGGCTAAAGCCCCCTTCGCCTTTGTGGCCGATTTTCTCCTCTCCGAGCCCATAATAGGCTATTCCTATGTTTACTTCGAACCTTATCAGCCTTTCGTGGTCCCACTGCGGGTCAAACTCCTGGAGCATGTCCTCAAAAGCCTCGTCTCGTGA
- a CDS encoding winged helix-turn-helix domain-containing protein: MRLTKHQRRPRLELKLRHHPDNLHALYRESEDPVERARWHAIWLLATGHSIPQVAQTLGYSTRWVRNTLHRYNEGQPMADLRHQNPGQPPLLSPELQEAFRQALLQPHPQDGIWTIRNAALWLSERLGRPVDPRRAWTWMKRLGFAPLRPRPRHRERDVEEGEAFKKNSSSPLSS; encoded by the coding sequence ATGCGGCTGACCAAACACCAACGCCGCCCCCGGCTGGAACTCAAGCTGCGGCATCACCCGGACAACCTGCACGCCCTCTACCGGGAAAGCGAAGACCCCGTGGAACGCGCCCGCTGGCACGCCATCTGGCTCCTCGCCACAGGCCACTCCATCCCCCAGGTGGCCCAGACCCTGGGCTACTCCACCCGCTGGGTCCGCAACACCCTCCACCGCTACAACGAAGGCCAGCCCATGGCCGACCTCCGGCACCAAAACCCAGGCCAGCCCCCCTTGCTCTCCCCGGAGCTTCAGGAAGCCTTCCGCCAGGCCCTCCTCCAGCCCCATCCCCAGGACGGGATATGGACCATAAGGAACGCCGCCCTGTGGCTCTCGGAGAGGCTGGGCCGTCCCGTGGACCCCAGGCGGGCCTGGACCTGGATGAAGCGCCTGGGCTTCGCCCCCCTCCGCCCCCGTCCCCGGCACCGGGAGAGGGACGTGGAAGAGGGGGAGGCCTTCAAAAAAAACTCTTCTTCACCGTTGTCCTCCTGA
- a CDS encoding IS630 family transposase: MYRRVWAPRGKTPLAWVRPRYRWLYVYGFVRPGTGESEFWLLPTVNAVVFSEVLRRFARLRGAGEGKLLLLVLDRAGWHVSGRVEVPEGVGLVFLPPYSPELQPVERVWPLVDAVVANGRVETEEELWARVEARCAYLQTQPGLIRSHTLFHWWPGGC, encoded by the coding sequence GTGTACCGGCGGGTGTGGGCGCCCCGGGGGAAGACGCCCCTGGCCTGGGTGCGGCCGCGGTACCGGTGGCTTTACGTGTACGGCTTCGTGCGTCCGGGTACAGGGGAGAGCGAGTTTTGGCTTTTGCCCACGGTGAACGCTGTGGTCTTCTCGGAGGTGCTAAGGCGCTTTGCCCGGTTGCGTGGGGCTGGGGAGGGGAAGCTTTTGCTTTTGGTCTTGGACCGGGCGGGGTGGCACGTGTCGGGGCGGGTGGAGGTGCCGGAGGGGGTGGGTTTGGTCTTCCTGCCGCCCTACTCTCCCGAGCTCCAACCCGTGGAGCGGGTGTGGCCTCTGGTGGACGCGGTGGTGGCCAACGGGCGGGTGGAGACGGAGGAGGAGCTTTGGGCGAGGGTGGAGGCCCGGTGCGCCTACCTGCAGACCCAGCCGGGCCTGATTCGGAGCCATACCCTCTTTCACTGGTGGCCGGGAGGATGCTGA
- a CDS encoding NAD(P)-dependent oxidoreductase: MEKVAFLGLGAMGYPMAGHLARRFPTLVWNRTFAKALRHQEEFGSEAVPLERVAEARVVFTCLPTTKEVAEVAEALLPHLREGTYWVDATSGEPEASRRLAERLAEKGVTYLDAPVSGGTSGAEAGTLTVMLGGPEEAVERVRPYLAYAKKVVHVGPVGAGHAVKAINNALLAVNLWAAGEGLLALVKQGVSAEKALEVINASSGRSNATENLIPQRVLTRAFPKTFALGLLVKDLGIAMGVLDGEKAPSPLLRLAREVYEMAKRELGPDADHVEALRLLERWGGAEIR; the protein is encoded by the coding sequence ATGGAAAAGGTGGCCTTCCTCGGTCTTGGGGCCATGGGCTACCCCATGGCGGGGCACCTGGCGCGGCGCTTCCCCACCCTGGTCTGGAACCGCACCTTCGCCAAGGCCCTTAGGCACCAAGAGGAGTTCGGCTCCGAGGCCGTGCCCCTGGAGAGGGTGGCCGAGGCCCGGGTGGTCTTCACCTGCCTCCCCACCACCAAGGAGGTGGCCGAGGTGGCGGAGGCCCTCCTGCCCCACCTCAGGGAGGGCACCTACTGGGTGGACGCCACGAGCGGGGAGCCGGAGGCGAGCCGCAGGCTGGCGGAGAGGCTAGCGGAAAAGGGGGTCACCTACCTGGACGCCCCCGTTTCCGGGGGCACCTCGGGGGCCGAGGCGGGGACCCTCACGGTGATGCTGGGGGGGCCGGAGGAGGCGGTGGAGCGGGTCAGGCCCTACCTGGCCTACGCCAAGAAGGTGGTCCACGTGGGCCCCGTGGGGGCAGGGCACGCGGTGAAGGCCATCAACAACGCCCTCCTCGCCGTGAACCTCTGGGCGGCGGGGGAGGGGCTTTTGGCCCTGGTGAAGCAGGGGGTTTCCGCGGAGAAGGCCCTCGAGGTCATCAACGCCTCCTCGGGCCGCTCCAACGCCACGGAAAACCTCATTCCCCAAAGGGTCCTCACCCGGGCCTTTCCCAAGACCTTCGCCCTGGGGCTATTGGTGAAGGACCTGGGGATCGCCATGGGGGTTCTGGACGGGGAGAAGGCCCCAAGCCCCCTCCTCCGCCTCGCCCGGGAGGTCTACGAGATGGCCAAGCGGGAGCTGGGCCCGGATGCGGACCACGTGGAGGCCCTGAGGCTTTTGGAGCGCTGGGGCGGGGCGGAGATCCGCTGA
- a CDS encoding DUF3054 domain-containing protein, giving the protein MSRKTALFLLDLLALLLFAGVGLLSHGLPLSLGGLARNVLPVLFVWLLLAPFLGTYRRPTWKNLLLTWALAFPAGLWLRQMVLGGGFGVGFFVFLGVAMGFSLLFLLLLRGLAKGLRLW; this is encoded by the coding sequence ATGAGCCGAAAGACGGCCCTTTTCCTCCTGGACCTCCTCGCCCTCCTCCTCTTCGCCGGGGTGGGCCTCCTTTCCCACGGGCTTCCCCTCTCCTTGGGGGGCCTAGCCCGGAACGTCCTCCCCGTCCTCTTCGTCTGGCTTCTCCTTGCCCCCTTCCTCGGCACCTACCGCCGCCCCACCTGGAAAAACCTCCTTCTCACCTGGGCTTTGGCCTTCCCCGCGGGGTTATGGCTTCGGCAGATGGTCCTCGGAGGAGGCTTTGGGGTGGGGTTCTTCGTCTTCTTGGGCGTGGCCATGGGGTTTAGCCTCCTTTTTCTCCTTCTCCTAAGGGGTCTCGCCAAGGGGCTTCGCCTTTGGTAA